One genomic region from Paramicrobacterium agarici encodes:
- a CDS encoding Ku protein, producing the protein MRAIWTGAISFGLVNVPVKLYSATEGRSVTLHQVHDRDGGRIHYERRCDVCGRLVPYEHIERAVVEDDETIVLTKEELDSLPQERSRDISVEEFVPSSQIDPILYDKSYFLEPAGKSPKAYVLLRRTLEKTERTAIVQFALRQRTRLAALRVHGDMLMLQTLRWPDEVRQPSFAALDEKVRISGKEMDLAASLVKSIASDFAPDEFHDEYQAELEKLIDAKIKQGDALDTDATFGEVEGAEGAEVIDLMEALKKSVKKSRATKRGGKTKKSPQKSSSKSSAAKKSSAAKKTSGSSSTKSGGSSSRKRKSA; encoded by the coding sequence ATGAGAGCGATCTGGACAGGTGCGATCAGCTTCGGCCTCGTCAATGTGCCGGTGAAGCTGTACAGCGCAACAGAAGGACGATCCGTCACCCTGCATCAGGTGCATGACAGAGATGGCGGGCGCATTCACTACGAACGTCGATGCGACGTGTGCGGCCGCCTCGTCCCCTATGAGCACATCGAAAGGGCGGTCGTCGAGGACGACGAGACGATCGTGCTGACCAAGGAAGAGCTCGACTCGCTGCCGCAGGAACGCAGTCGGGACATCTCGGTCGAGGAGTTCGTGCCGAGCTCGCAGATCGACCCCATTCTGTACGACAAGAGCTACTTTCTGGAACCGGCCGGAAAGTCGCCGAAGGCCTATGTGCTGCTGCGCCGCACCCTGGAGAAGACCGAGCGCACGGCAATCGTGCAGTTCGCCCTCCGGCAGCGCACGCGCCTCGCGGCTCTCCGTGTGCACGGAGACATGCTGATGCTGCAGACGCTGCGCTGGCCCGATGAAGTGCGGCAGCCATCGTTCGCTGCGCTGGACGAGAAGGTGCGCATCTCGGGAAAGGAGATGGATCTCGCAGCATCCCTCGTCAAGAGCATCGCCTCGGACTTCGCCCCTGACGAGTTCCATGATGAATACCAGGCAGAGCTCGAGAAGCTGATCGATGCGAAGATCAAGCAGGGGGATGCTCTCGACACCGATGCAACATTCGGCGAGGTCGAAGGTGCAGAGGGGGCTGAGGTCATCGACCTCATGGAGGCGTTGAAGAAGAGCGTCAAGAAGTCGCGCGCGACAAAGCGTGGTGGAAAGACGAAGAAGAGTCCGCAGAAGTCGTCGTCGAAATCGTCCGCAGCGAAGAAATCCTCTGCGGCGAAGAAGACGAGTGGGTCGTCATCGACGAAGAGCGGAGGATCGTCGTCGCGCAAGCGCAAGAGCGCGTGA
- a CDS encoding ATP-dependent DNA ligase, protein MASSQRQTVQVDGRKLQLSNLDKVLYPSTGTTKRDVLDYLGAIAPVMIPHCRGRAATRKRWPNGVGEDGSGQMFFQKDIGEGAPDWVEVRSIQHSDHVNTYPLVNDRATLTWLGQLASLEIHVPQWRFGRGNEKLNPDRLVLDLDPGEGVTLRECADVARLARSILHDMGLSVVPVTSGSKGIHLYAALDGSQTSDQVSKVARELARSLEADYPDEIISSMKRSARAGKVFIDWSQNNASKTTIAPYSLRGRSTPMVAAPRTWGELASPHLKHLDFREVLKRVKRRGDPMAEITGDDDEEPARDRLTVYRSKRTQGKTPEPIPDAVAQRESEKPSFVIQEHHARRFHYDFRLEHEGVLVSWALPKGVPTVPKRNHLAVPTEDHPLEYGSFEGRIPKGEYGAGVVEIWDSGTIDVDTWSDGKVVATLHGSPGGGLGGERTFALFRTKDDPDKPQWMIHVMDEKKAQKHHAESSSDGRSRSNTSRSPSRSLRPMLATRGTVGEISGPSASEWAFEMKWDGMRALIHIDGDDVRLTSRAGHDVTRSYPEFSDASDDVDADSCVLDAELVALDDSGRPDFGRMQQRMNVSKPRDVERARSRVPVIAMVFDVLDINGNATTSLPYVDRRELLSETIDEDAARTLFVPPAFDGDIDAAIAASHERDLEGVMAKRRDSTYTPGARSREWLKLPHAEASEVVVIGWRPSDADPDGFASLLLAIPGDDGLRYAGRVGTGFSTRDRRTIRSELAKMARKTPPVSDVPPADARDAHWVTPRRVAEVRYREITADHRLRHPTWRGWRPDKEVDDISPPGA, encoded by the coding sequence ATGGCATCCTCTCAGAGGCAGACGGTTCAGGTCGACGGCCGAAAGCTGCAGCTGTCGAACCTCGACAAAGTGCTGTATCCGTCGACGGGAACGACGAAACGAGACGTACTGGACTATCTGGGCGCGATCGCTCCCGTCATGATCCCCCACTGCCGTGGACGCGCGGCGACGCGCAAACGCTGGCCGAACGGCGTCGGCGAAGACGGTTCGGGGCAGATGTTCTTTCAGAAAGACATCGGCGAGGGCGCCCCGGACTGGGTCGAGGTGCGCAGCATCCAGCATTCCGACCATGTCAATACCTACCCTCTGGTCAACGATCGCGCGACTCTCACGTGGCTCGGTCAGCTCGCCTCACTCGAGATTCACGTGCCGCAATGGCGATTCGGGCGGGGAAACGAGAAGCTCAATCCCGACCGGCTCGTTCTCGACCTCGACCCGGGCGAGGGCGTGACGCTGCGCGAATGTGCAGATGTGGCGCGTCTTGCCCGCAGCATCCTTCACGATATGGGACTGAGCGTCGTTCCCGTCACGAGCGGGAGCAAGGGCATCCACCTCTACGCCGCGCTCGATGGATCGCAGACATCGGACCAGGTGTCAAAGGTGGCGCGCGAACTCGCACGATCTCTCGAAGCGGACTATCCCGATGAGATCATCAGCTCGATGAAGCGCTCGGCTCGTGCAGGCAAGGTCTTCATCGACTGGAGTCAGAACAACGCGAGCAAGACGACGATTGCTCCGTATTCGTTGCGCGGACGCAGCACGCCGATGGTGGCGGCGCCGCGCACGTGGGGAGAACTCGCCTCGCCCCACCTCAAGCACCTCGACTTTCGCGAGGTGCTCAAACGTGTGAAGCGGCGCGGCGATCCGATGGCTGAGATCACGGGCGACGACGACGAGGAGCCTGCGCGAGACCGCCTCACCGTTTATCGTTCGAAGCGCACGCAGGGCAAGACGCCAGAGCCCATTCCGGATGCTGTCGCTCAGCGCGAATCAGAGAAGCCGAGTTTCGTCATTCAGGAGCACCATGCACGAAGATTCCACTATGATTTCCGGCTCGAGCACGAGGGCGTTCTCGTCAGCTGGGCTCTGCCCAAGGGGGTTCCCACGGTCCCGAAGCGCAACCACCTGGCAGTGCCGACGGAGGACCATCCGCTGGAGTACGGCAGCTTCGAGGGGCGCATTCCCAAGGGGGAATACGGCGCAGGCGTTGTTGAGATCTGGGATTCGGGCACGATCGACGTTGATACGTGGAGTGATGGCAAAGTAGTGGCAACCTTGCACGGGTCGCCTGGCGGCGGTCTCGGCGGAGAGCGCACGTTCGCGCTGTTCCGCACGAAGGACGATCCTGACAAGCCGCAGTGGATGATTCACGTGATGGATGAGAAGAAGGCGCAGAAGCACCACGCCGAGAGTTCATCCGATGGTCGCTCGCGTTCGAACACCTCTCGGTCTCCGTCGCGTTCCCTGCGTCCCATGCTCGCCACGCGCGGCACCGTCGGCGAGATCAGCGGTCCGTCGGCGTCGGAGTGGGCGTTCGAGATGAAATGGGACGGCATGCGCGCTCTCATACACATTGACGGCGATGACGTGCGTCTGACGAGCAGGGCCGGGCACGATGTCACGAGAAGCTATCCGGAGTTCAGCGACGCTTCCGATGACGTCGATGCGGACTCATGCGTGCTCGATGCCGAACTCGTCGCTCTCGACGACTCAGGTCGCCCGGACTTCGGTCGCATGCAGCAGCGCATGAACGTGTCGAAGCCTCGCGACGTCGAGCGTGCGCGCTCTCGTGTTCCCGTCATCGCGATGGTCTTCGACGTCCTCGACATCAACGGCAATGCGACGACATCGCTCCCCTACGTCGACCGCCGTGAGCTTCTCAGCGAGACGATCGATGAGGATGCCGCGCGCACGCTGTTCGTCCCGCCAGCGTTCGACGGTGATATCGACGCGGCGATCGCGGCGAGCCACGAGCGAGACCTTGAAGGAGTCATGGCCAAGCGCCGCGACAGCACGTACACGCCCGGCGCGCGGTCACGGGAATGGCTCAAGCTTCCGCACGCGGAGGCGAGCGAGGTCGTTGTCATCGGGTGGCGCCCGAGCGACGCCGACCCAGACGGCTTCGCGTCGCTGCTTCTCGCGATACCCGGCGATGACGGCCTGCGTTACGCGGGACGCGTCGGAACGGGTTTCTCCACACGGGATCGCCGCACCATTCGCTCCGAACTCGCGAAGATGGCGCGCAAGACGCCTCCCGTCTCAGACGTGCCGCCCGCTGATGCACGTGATGCGCACTGGGTCACGCCACGCCGTGTGGCCGAGGTGAGATACCGCGAGATCACCGCCGATCATCGGCTGCGCCACCCGACTTGGCGCGGGTGGCGCCCCGACAAGGAGGTCGACGACATCAGCCCTCCTGGGGCTTGA
- a CDS encoding SOS response-associated peptidase — MHRQHPMRAPLPFSYRHNRTFVRHSQSGCDDLLPVRRTGYSEPMCGRFAMDQTVDELITEFVIVTGQQPENWTPDWRSGYNIKPTERVAAVFESSRDGSPPVRRLEGARWSLLPGWARDAKLTYPTFNARSETAASKATFKSSVASKRAIIPARGYYEWKTVGKTKTPFFISEPDSPLAFAGLYSWWRASPDEEWMLTATILTRQADGPLADIHERTPVTLPPHMHDVWLDATVVGDQQLVDAAVAASREVDLVSYEVAPLGRDADGPELIEPLKPLF, encoded by the coding sequence ATGCATCGACAGCATCCCATGCGCGCGCCGCTCCCGTTTTCATACCGCCATAATCGAACATTCGTTCGGCATAGTCAATCCGGGTGCGACGATCTTCTGCCTGTCAGACGTACAGGCTACTCTGAACCCATGTGCGGACGATTTGCCATGGATCAGACGGTCGACGAGCTCATCACCGAGTTCGTCATCGTCACCGGCCAGCAGCCAGAGAACTGGACTCCTGATTGGCGCAGCGGCTACAACATCAAACCGACAGAGCGCGTGGCCGCTGTCTTCGAGTCGTCCCGCGACGGGAGCCCTCCTGTGCGCCGCCTCGAGGGGGCACGCTGGTCGCTTCTGCCCGGTTGGGCTCGTGACGCAAAGCTCACGTATCCGACGTTCAACGCACGAAGCGAGACGGCCGCTTCGAAGGCCACGTTCAAAAGCAGCGTCGCGTCGAAACGAGCGATCATCCCCGCTCGCGGCTATTACGAGTGGAAAACCGTCGGCAAGACGAAGACGCCATTTTTCATCAGCGAGCCTGACAGCCCTCTCGCCTTCGCTGGCCTCTACTCCTGGTGGCGCGCGTCCCCTGACGAAGAATGGATGCTGACAGCGACGATCCTCACGCGGCAGGCCGACGGACCTCTCGCCGACATCCACGAACGCACGCCCGTGACGCTTCCACCGCACATGCACGATGTGTGGCTCGATGCAACGGTCGTCGGCGATCAGCAGCTGGTGGATGCTGCCGTTGCGGCCTCTCGCGAAGTTGACCTCGTGTCATACGAGGTGGCACCGCTCGGTCGCGATGCCGACGGTCCCGAACTCATCGAGCCGCTGAAGCCGCTTTTCTAA
- a CDS encoding DNA polymerase Y family protein yields the protein MKASALRTLVLWIPGWSTAAAARARGLARDAPLALIVAGVVSECNEAASAWGVKPGQRTREAQAACPHVEVQPYDSDADYRAFESVFRSIEELAPGGQVLQPGMCALRLRGPGRYYGGEHAAAERLLGAVHADGIIDVRAGIADGIFPAELAARRAASGGIVDIPSAETARFVAAVPIDELPADALAGNGPLLHRLGIHVLGDYARLDITQVRDRFGPDAVRVHRLANGDDPRMVVPTGDTAEYEVHRQFDEPLDRVDQIAFSLRADVDGLTEQVAAAKSVATGIRVELRDENGRVGERTWLHPRFFRAADILDRVRWQTQGAQTGAAALAAPVSAVRITVVGLDDRANYVAGLWGDSADQRVHNSITRVQSMIGHTEVCTIQPAGGRLLRERQTLVPWGEKPSSADRSAQPWPGSRTGLSPSLVLENPVEATVLDIEGNVASVTERGALQAPLMALSVNGDVRMLRGWAGPWNVDARWWDARTHQRVDRFQAVDDRGEAWMLTIQDGRWSIEARYD from the coding sequence ATGAAGGCATCTGCGCTTCGCACCCTTGTGCTGTGGATTCCGGGATGGTCGACAGCTGCCGCTGCCAGGGCGCGAGGGCTTGCACGCGACGCGCCACTCGCGCTGATCGTCGCGGGGGTGGTCTCTGAGTGCAATGAGGCAGCATCTGCATGGGGAGTGAAGCCGGGACAGCGCACGCGCGAGGCGCAAGCGGCGTGCCCTCACGTTGAGGTGCAGCCCTACGATTCCGACGCCGATTACCGAGCCTTTGAGAGCGTCTTCCGCTCGATCGAAGAACTCGCACCCGGCGGGCAGGTCTTGCAGCCGGGCATGTGCGCGCTGCGGCTCCGGGGGCCGGGTCGGTACTACGGCGGAGAGCACGCCGCTGCCGAGAGGCTTCTGGGGGCTGTTCATGCCGACGGGATCATCGACGTGCGAGCGGGGATCGCTGATGGCATCTTCCCCGCAGAGCTGGCCGCCCGGCGTGCCGCTTCCGGCGGCATCGTCGATATCCCCTCCGCAGAGACGGCTCGCTTCGTCGCCGCCGTTCCCATCGATGAGCTGCCTGCAGATGCTCTGGCTGGCAACGGGCCGCTCCTGCACAGACTCGGTATTCACGTTCTCGGCGATTATGCCCGTCTGGACATCACGCAGGTTCGCGATCGGTTCGGGCCGGATGCTGTTCGCGTACACCGCTTGGCGAATGGCGACGATCCGCGCATGGTCGTGCCGACAGGAGACACCGCCGAGTACGAGGTGCACCGGCAGTTCGATGAGCCTCTTGACCGTGTCGATCAAATCGCCTTCAGCCTCCGCGCCGATGTTGATGGGCTCACGGAGCAGGTCGCTGCGGCCAAGAGCGTGGCAACGGGGATCCGCGTCGAGCTGCGCGACGAGAACGGGCGCGTCGGGGAGCGAACGTGGCTGCATCCGCGATTCTTCCGCGCTGCCGACATTCTCGACCGTGTGCGGTGGCAGACGCAGGGAGCCCAGACAGGAGCCGCAGCGTTGGCCGCGCCGGTCAGTGCTGTGCGCATCACCGTCGTTGGCCTCGACGACCGCGCGAACTACGTAGCAGGGCTCTGGGGGGACTCTGCCGATCAGCGCGTCCACAACAGCATCACGCGTGTGCAGAGCATGATCGGTCACACAGAGGTCTGCACGATTCAACCCGCTGGCGGTCGACTCCTGCGCGAACGGCAGACGCTCGTGCCCTGGGGTGAGAAGCCCAGTAGCGCGGATCGCAGTGCACAGCCATGGCCTGGGTCTCGAACAGGGCTGTCTCCCAGCCTCGTTCTTGAGAATCCTGTCGAGGCGACGGTCCTCGACATTGAGGGAAACGTCGCCTCCGTGACCGAGCGGGGTGCACTTCAGGCACCGCTCATGGCGTTATCGGTCAACGGGGATGTCCGGATGCTCCGCGGCTGGGCCGGGCCATGGAACGTCGATGCCCGCTGGTGGGATGCCCGCACGCACCAGCGTGTCGATCGATTCCAGGCCGTTGATGACCGTGGCGAGGCGTGGATGCTGACGATACAAGACGGCCGCTGGAGCATCGAGGCGCGTTATGACTGA
- a CDS encoding error-prone DNA polymerase has translation MGWHNPPVPWAEFARRLSDDPEIAAAQVAASRDEHREAADSPRGARSASREASVPYAELHVHSAYSFLDGASMPEQLVDDAVDLGLPGMALTDHDGFYGAVRFAEAAALHPGFATVFGSELSLELSEPQNGEADPEGTHLLVLARGAEGYRHLARAITEANLTDGAQKGSPRYRRESLGERLNGQVHVLTGCRKGAVRQALEHGGRSAAGRELDRLTDLFGADGVTVELSARGEALDDARNDALAALAAERGLPVVATGNVHFARPHQFRLAQALSAVRARRSLDDLDGWLPASGAAFLRSGAEMASRFAAYPGAVARSVELMNELAFPLRAVSPGLPKLPVPDDHTPMSWLRHLVWEGAARKYPDLDRAKTERIERELQVIEEKDFPGYFLIVHDIVRFARSRGILCQGRGSAANSAVCFLIDITAVDSIRYGLPFERFLSSMREEEPDIDVDFDSGRREEVIQYVYETYGRYNAAQVCNVISYRPKGAVRDMAKALGHSPGQQDAWSTQIERWGATVKAQDHDIPEDVLALSDQALTLPRHLGIHSGGMVLTDRPVGEVSPIEPARMEGRTVLQWDKDDCAWMGLVKFDLLGLGMLEAIQYVFDIVADACGEQWALDTIPKEEPAVYDVLCRADTVGVFQVESRAQMGMLPRLQPREFYDLVVEVALVRPGPIQGGAVHPYIKRRMEQREWERRKAAGEVTGEFPVSYLHPALEPVLKRTLGVPLFQEQLMQMAMAVGECSAEDADQLRRAMGSKRGTERIDTLRDKLYAGMATNGLVGKNADAVYAKIQAFANFGFAESHSISFALLVYASAWLRLHYPAGFLAALLRAQPMGFYSPQSLVADARRHGVETRRPDLHLSNVHPALEKIAGAANDGRDACVQATQPPIGPFDPHADDAQSQHRRDGSFAVRLGLAAVRGVGERTAQQIVSERERGGSFRNMYDFVRRTGVRTAVLESLADAGAFECFGLSRREALWQAEHAAQERSDQLAGTTLTVQPPLFSLLTPEEQAVSDIWATGISPDGHPLEHVRAELDTRGVLSAAALRTAETGRRVRVAGVVTHRQRPATARNVTFLNLEDESGLVNVVCSTGVWNRYRRIARESPALIVRGLLERSPEGVVNVLADQFEQLSIRAQTRSRDFQ, from the coding sequence ATGGGATGGCATAACCCGCCTGTTCCGTGGGCGGAGTTCGCACGTCGGCTCTCCGACGACCCCGAGATCGCTGCGGCGCAGGTCGCGGCATCTCGCGATGAGCACCGAGAGGCGGCAGACAGCCCACGTGGCGCACGGTCAGCGTCTCGTGAAGCTTCGGTTCCCTATGCAGAGCTGCACGTCCACTCTGCCTACAGCTTTCTCGACGGCGCAAGCATGCCCGAACAGCTCGTCGACGACGCCGTCGATCTGGGGTTACCGGGAATGGCGCTCACCGATCATGACGGCTTCTACGGAGCCGTGCGCTTCGCCGAGGCAGCCGCGCTGCATCCGGGATTCGCCACGGTTTTCGGATCTGAGCTCTCTCTCGAGCTCTCGGAACCGCAGAACGGAGAGGCGGATCCCGAAGGCACGCATCTGCTCGTGCTCGCACGAGGCGCCGAGGGTTATCGGCACCTGGCACGAGCGATTACCGAGGCGAATCTCACAGACGGAGCGCAGAAGGGCAGCCCTCGCTATCGTCGTGAAAGCCTGGGAGAGCGTCTGAATGGTCAGGTGCATGTGCTGACCGGATGCCGCAAGGGCGCTGTGCGGCAAGCGCTTGAGCATGGGGGACGTTCTGCCGCCGGCCGCGAGCTGGACCGACTGACGGATCTCTTCGGAGCAGACGGCGTCACCGTCGAGCTTTCCGCCAGGGGAGAGGCGCTCGATGACGCCCGCAATGATGCCCTCGCCGCTCTGGCGGCTGAGCGCGGCTTGCCTGTTGTGGCGACAGGAAACGTGCATTTTGCGCGGCCGCACCAGTTTCGGCTTGCGCAGGCTCTCTCTGCCGTGCGTGCTCGTCGCAGTCTCGATGATCTTGACGGCTGGTTGCCCGCGTCAGGCGCTGCATTTCTGCGCAGCGGAGCTGAGATGGCCAGCCGCTTCGCCGCTTATCCTGGCGCTGTCGCACGCAGTGTCGAGCTGATGAACGAGCTTGCATTCCCACTCCGAGCTGTGTCGCCCGGGTTGCCCAAACTTCCGGTTCCCGATGACCACACCCCCATGAGCTGGCTCCGGCATCTGGTGTGGGAAGGTGCTGCGCGCAAGTATCCCGACCTCGACCGCGCGAAGACCGAGCGCATCGAGCGCGAACTGCAGGTGATTGAGGAGAAAGACTTCCCCGGATACTTTCTGATCGTGCACGACATCGTGCGCTTTGCACGGTCGCGAGGCATCCTGTGTCAGGGGCGGGGGTCTGCCGCGAACTCCGCAGTGTGCTTTCTCATCGATATCACGGCCGTCGACTCGATCCGCTACGGGCTGCCATTCGAGCGCTTTCTCTCGAGCATGCGCGAAGAAGAGCCTGACATCGACGTGGATTTCGATTCCGGGCGTCGCGAAGAGGTGATCCAGTACGTCTACGAGACCTATGGCCGTTACAACGCGGCCCAGGTCTGCAATGTCATCAGCTACCGTCCCAAGGGAGCGGTGCGTGACATGGCGAAAGCTCTCGGGCACAGTCCTGGTCAACAAGACGCCTGGAGCACGCAGATTGAACGGTGGGGTGCGACCGTCAAGGCACAAGACCATGACATTCCCGAGGACGTTCTTGCACTGTCTGACCAGGCACTCACGCTGCCTCGCCATCTCGGAATCCACTCGGGTGGAATGGTGCTCACCGATCGTCCCGTCGGTGAAGTGAGTCCGATCGAGCCTGCGCGCATGGAGGGCCGCACCGTGCTGCAGTGGGACAAGGACGACTGTGCGTGGATGGGGCTTGTCAAGTTCGATCTGCTCGGGCTCGGAATGCTCGAGGCGATTCAGTACGTCTTCGATATCGTCGCCGATGCCTGCGGGGAGCAATGGGCACTCGACACGATTCCGAAGGAAGAGCCCGCGGTTTACGACGTGCTCTGCCGTGCCGATACCGTCGGCGTCTTTCAGGTGGAGAGCCGAGCGCAGATGGGAATGCTTCCCCGATTGCAGCCGCGAGAGTTCTACGATCTCGTCGTCGAGGTCGCGCTTGTGAGGCCCGGTCCGATTCAGGGCGGAGCGGTTCATCCCTACATCAAACGTCGCATGGAGCAGCGTGAGTGGGAACGCCGTAAAGCTGCGGGGGAGGTCACGGGCGAATTCCCCGTCAGCTATCTGCACCCGGCACTCGAACCGGTTCTCAAACGGACGCTCGGCGTTCCGCTGTTCCAAGAGCAGCTGATGCAGATGGCGATGGCGGTCGGGGAGTGTTCGGCCGAGGACGCCGATCAGCTTCGACGGGCCATGGGGTCAAAACGCGGCACAGAGCGTATCGACACGCTGCGTGACAAGCTGTACGCGGGAATGGCGACGAACGGTCTCGTGGGAAAGAACGCGGATGCTGTCTACGCCAAGATCCAGGCGTTTGCGAACTTCGGGTTCGCCGAGAGCCACTCGATCAGCTTTGCGCTCCTCGTCTATGCCAGCGCATGGCTCCGATTGCACTATCCCGCAGGTTTTCTCGCTGCGCTGCTGCGGGCGCAGCCGATGGGGTTCTATTCACCGCAGAGCCTCGTTGCCGATGCTCGCAGGCATGGAGTGGAAACACGCCGTCCCGACCTTCATCTCTCAAACGTTCATCCCGCACTCGAAAAGATCGCGGGCGCAGCAAACGACGGCCGGGATGCATGCGTTCAAGCGACGCAGCCTCCCATTGGGCCGTTCGATCCGCACGCGGACGACGCGCAATCGCAGCATCGCCGCGATGGATCCTTCGCTGTACGTTTGGGGCTTGCTGCCGTGCGCGGAGTGGGAGAGAGAACAGCGCAGCAGATTGTCTCCGAACGTGAACGCGGCGGCTCCTTCCGGAACATGTACGACTTCGTGCGCAGGACCGGAGTGCGTACCGCCGTGCTGGAGTCTCTCGCCGATGCGGGAGCATTCGAGTGCTTTGGGCTCAGCCGACGTGAGGCTCTGTGGCAGGCAGAGCATGCTGCGCAGGAGCGCTCGGACCAGCTGGCGGGAACCACGCTCACTGTGCAGCCGCCGTTGTTCTCGCTGCTCACCCCGGAAGAGCAGGCGGTATCGGATATCTGGGCGACCGGGATCTCTCCCGACGGGCACCCCCTCGAGCACGTGCGTGCAGAGCTCGATACTCGCGGAGTCCTGAGCGCGGCCGCACTGCGTACGGCTGAGACAGGCAGACGTGTCCGCGTCGCGGGAGTGGTGACGCATCGGCAGCGTCCTGCAACGGCACGCAATGTGACGTTCTTGAACCTCGAAGACGAGTCAGGGCTCGTCAACGTGGTCTGCAGCACCGGCGTCTGGAACCGATATCGGCGCATTGCCCGCGAAAGTCCGGCGCTCATCGTCCGCGGATTGCTTGAGCGTTCTCCCGAGGGAGTGGTGAACGTGCTCGCCGATCAGTTCGAGCAGCTCAGCATTCGTGCGCAGACACGATCGAGAGACTTCCAGTAG